From a region of the Synechococcus sp. PCC 7502 genome:
- a CDS encoding RNA-directed DNA polymerase: protein MSGLGLPQINFDAPRLLAHAFLFEIDTYLNHETKGNFVRWMDDIDFAVQDIGSAKKILRGLDELLLTRGLRLNLGKTKILSSEEAKNYFLPNENRYLTIMTKRVDRLIDSGLDISDEKQKIRRRFKKFLNLPHIGRWEKVYKRYFTLSTKTKDTFLEFYVPELLDNNPDLRENIFRYYGGLGINKKRFEHIRNFMKEQNCLDDVAIFSAAKLLTDWTVSFKSKIKREMVDLAVSIAGISPAHLISSIWLLSKYGTSSELVSILDTTSYLWKYSSFLSRQVAATIPKIRDLRGDIFEKIFAETGQLDALRILYNLDQLRSKPLSKAEILYIMHGSKNDYYPLSKFIITLDLLSSPHIDPSIRNKLRTDLIVRIKDPIYIQQINRIRI from the coding sequence TTGTCGGGCTTAGGCTTACCTCAAATTAACTTTGATGCACCTCGTCTTCTTGCCCATGCTTTTCTCTTTGAAATTGATACTTATTTGAACCATGAAACAAAAGGCAACTTTGTAAGATGGATGGATGATATTGATTTTGCAGTTCAAGACATTGGATCTGCAAAAAAAATCTTAAGGGGTTTAGATGAACTTCTCCTAACTAGGGGACTTAGGTTGAATTTGGGTAAAACAAAAATTTTATCCTCTGAGGAGGCAAAAAATTATTTTCTGCCAAATGAGAATAGATATTTAACTATTATGACAAAAAGGGTTGATAGGCTCATTGATAGTGGTTTAGATATATCGGATGAAAAACAGAAAATACGAAGACGATTTAAGAAGTTTTTAAATCTTCCCCATATAGGAAGATGGGAAAAAGTTTACAAAAGATACTTTACTCTTTCCACAAAAACCAAAGATACATTCTTGGAGTTTTATGTTCCCGAATTATTAGACAATAACCCAGACCTTAGAGAAAATATTTTTCGATATTATGGAGGGCTAGGAATAAATAAAAAAAGATTTGAACATATACGTAATTTCATGAAAGAGCAAAACTGCCTCGATGATGTTGCTATATTTTCAGCAGCTAAGTTGCTCACCGATTGGACAGTTAGTTTTAAATCAAAGATCAAACGAGAAATGGTTGATTTAGCCGTTTCTATCGCAGGAATTTCTCCAGCACATTTAATATCAAGTATCTGGCTTTTATCTAAATATGGTACTTCTTCAGAATTGGTTTCAATTCTAGATACAACAAGTTATTTATGGAAGTATTCAAGTTTTTTGTCCAGACAAGTAGCTGCAACAATTCCTAAGATTCGAGACTTAAGAGGTGATATATTTGAGAAAATCTTTGCAGAAACCGGGCAATTAGATGCACTAAGAATTTTGTACAATCTAGATCAACTAAGATCAAAGCCTCTTTCAAAAGCAGAAATTTTGTACATAATGCATGGCTCTAAAAATGACTACTATCCTTTAAGCAAATTTATAATTACCCTTGATTTGTTAAGTTCTCCTCACATTGATCCCTCAATACGAAATAAGTTAAGAACAGATCTCATTGTTAGAATCAAAGACCCAATTTATATTCAACAGATAAACCGAATACGCATCTAA
- a CDS encoding TetR/AcrR family transcriptional regulator produces MSKVEVIPKLMGVFQKYGYEGASITRFSEVTGLKRASLYHYFPNGKQEMADAVLEYITLALKEQLLAPLRSDLPPIERIRGMNQNVDAFYQHGQQDCLLSLLSVGDAHQLFHQRVQEALNLWITSLANVLVDTGISAITARQRAEEAIALIQGALVLTRGLNNTEAFKRILHQMPEALLRPE; encoded by the coding sequence ATGTCTAAAGTAGAGGTTATTCCAAAGTTGATGGGGGTATTTCAGAAGTATGGCTACGAAGGGGCTAGCATTACCCGATTTTCTGAAGTAACTGGGTTGAAGCGTGCTAGCCTCTATCACTATTTCCCCAATGGTAAGCAAGAAATGGCTGATGCCGTTTTGGAATATATTACGCTGGCTTTAAAGGAGCAATTACTAGCACCTTTACGCAGCGATCTCCCACCGATCGAGCGCATCCGTGGTATGAATCAAAATGTCGATGCCTTTTACCAGCATGGTCAGCAAGATTGTTTGTTGTCACTCCTCAGTGTCGGCGATGCCCATCAGTTATTTCACCAAAGGGTGCAGGAAGCTCTTAATCTTTGGATTACTAGCTTGGCAAATGTTCTGGTGGATACCGGCATTTCAGCCATAACTGCTCGTCAACGGGCTGAAGAAGCGATCGCACTGATTCAAGGGGCATTGGTATTGACACGGGGGCTGAATAACACAGAAGCCTTTAAGCGCATTCTGCATCAAATGCCAGAAGCTTTGCTGCGACCTGAGTGA
- a CDS encoding SDR family oxidoreductase, with translation MNSPFKERLAVITGASGGIGYAFAKLLAKQGSRLVLVSRDIKKLEIVRQELAHLTDYIQVIEADLSTAAACDDLIHQLEQLPYSVDILINNAGAGASGYTVDQPWSQLNDMCQLNMVSLTHLSHWAAGYMKNRRKGYILNVSAVLACEPVPFFGVYSATKAFVTSFSIALYQEMKRFNVVVSCLHPPATATAFGQEADILNSRALQLFNLLHSTLSAEQVARVGLRGLAARRPSVVAGLLGKAIYASAAFTPRFFGLWLMEFLFKTQQTAPRSIGLRSI, from the coding sequence ATGAATTCCCCATTTAAAGAACGCTTAGCGGTAATTACAGGAGCATCAGGCGGTATTGGCTATGCCTTCGCCAAATTGCTGGCAAAACAAGGTTCAAGATTGGTTTTGGTTTCTAGAGACATTAAAAAACTGGAAATCGTGAGGCAAGAGCTTGCTCATTTGACGGACTACATTCAGGTGATTGAAGCGGATTTATCTACCGCCGCCGCCTGTGATGATCTAATTCATCAACTAGAGCAGCTACCATATTCTGTTGATATTTTGATCAACAATGCTGGAGCTGGTGCATCTGGATATACGGTCGATCAACCATGGTCCCAGCTGAATGACATGTGTCAATTGAACATGGTGAGTCTGACTCATTTGAGTCACTGGGCGGCTGGCTACATGAAAAATCGTCGCAAGGGTTACATCCTCAACGTGTCTGCTGTATTGGCTTGTGAACCTGTTCCCTTCTTTGGGGTTTACAGTGCAACTAAGGCGTTTGTCACCAGTTTCTCGATCGCTCTCTATCAAGAAATGAAACGCTTCAACGTGGTCGTTTCTTGTCTACACCCACCTGCAACGGCAACGGCGTTTGGACAAGAAGCTGACATTCTCAATTCTCGCGCACTTCAGCTTTTCAATTTACTGCATTCCACGTTGAGCGCGGAACAAGTGGCTAGGGTTGGGCTGCGAGGTTTAGCTGCCCGCCGACCCAGTGTGGTGGCTGGTCTTCTTGGGAAGGCGATCTATGCGTCTGCGGCGTTCACTCCCAGATTCTTTGGTCTATGGCTGATGGAGTTTCTGTTCAAAACCCAGCAAACTGCACCTCGCTCAATAGGTCTAAGAAGCATCTGA
- a CDS encoding alpha/beta fold hydrolase: protein MTTYNTISIDGLNIFYREAGSRANPTIVLLHGYPASSHMYRDLMAKLSDRFHLIAPDYPGFGNSDTPPIDQFEYSFDHLSEVTEHFLQALGLNRFSLYVQDYGSPVGFRIATRHPEWIQALIVQNGNAYEEGFTPAWKAFRDLWGERNEATEGPVRDFLKRDTTIFFYTGGVRDRQNINPDNWNLDQYFLDRPENAAAQLELFYNYRTNPGQYPKWHEYLRTHQPPTLVVWGKNDPFFGPEGANAFQRDLKNVEIHLLDTGHFALDEEGDAIADHIRRFIPAYLD, encoded by the coding sequence ATGACGACCTATAACACGATTTCAATTGACGGCTTAAACATCTTCTACCGTGAAGCAGGCTCAAGAGCTAATCCGACAATCGTTCTACTTCATGGCTATCCAGCATCCTCGCACATGTATCGAGACCTGATGGCTAAATTGTCCGATCGGTTCCACTTGATTGCCCCTGATTACCCCGGATTTGGCAACAGTGATACGCCTCCAATCGATCAATTTGAATATAGCTTCGATCACCTTTCCGAAGTCACTGAGCATTTCCTTCAAGCTTTGGGATTGAATCGATTCAGCTTGTATGTGCAAGATTACGGCTCACCTGTGGGCTTTCGGATTGCTACCCGCCATCCTGAATGGATTCAAGCCTTAATTGTGCAGAATGGTAATGCCTATGAGGAAGGGTTTACACCTGCTTGGAAGGCGTTTCGAGATTTGTGGGGCGAAAGGAATGAGGCGACTGAAGGACCCGTTCGAGATTTTCTGAAACGGGATACAACCATCTTCTTTTACACGGGAGGCGTGCGCGATCGCCAAAATATCAATCCCGACAACTGGAATTTGGATCAGTACTTCCTCGATCGTCCAGAGAATGCTGCCGCTCAATTGGAACTGTTCTACAACTATCGGACAAACCCAGGTCAGTATCCAAAATGGCATGAGTATCTCCGTACCCACCAACCCCCAACTCTGGTGGTTTGGGGTAAGAACGATCCGTTCTTTGGACCAGAGGGAGCAAACGCATTTCAGCGAGATCTCAAGAATGTTGAAATTCATCTCCTTGACACTGGACATTTCGCCCTCGATGAAGAAGGGGATGCTATCGCCGATCATATTCGCCGCTTCATTCCAGCTTATCTGGACTAA
- a CDS encoding DUF1330 domain-containing protein codes for MVVYFVVSLKITDADRFMEYFHTVMPLIELRGGRLMAQGIPEVIEGSNTGSMSAVFEWPSRQAFIDYWHSKEYAEIRKLREGAVDFQGVIVEGIAA; via the coding sequence ATGGTAGTTTATTTTGTCGTTTCGCTCAAGATTACTGATGCTGATCGGTTCATGGAATACTTTCATACGGTTATGCCATTGATCGAACTGCGTGGTGGACGATTAATGGCTCAGGGAATTCCCGAAGTGATCGAAGGTAGTAATACAGGATCGATGTCGGCTGTGTTTGAATGGCCTTCACGTCAAGCCTTTATCGATTACTGGCATTCAAAAGAGTACGCCGAAATCAGAAAACTACGTGAAGGTGCGGTAGACTTTCAAGGAGTAATTGTCGAAGGGATTGCTGCATGA
- a CDS encoding MOSC domain-containing protein — protein sequence MKLISVCVGLPRQVSWKGNSVTTGIFKQPVAGRVTMRSLNLDGDRQADLTVHGGAEKAIYAYPMEHYAYWRQELPNEELPWGAFGENLTVEGLSETTVNIGDRFRIGTAEVMVTQPRFPCFKLNLKFGRDDMVKRFLNSRLSGIYFSVVQEGEVGTGDEIELVKRDENNITVAEIVQIYVREADYDLVRRAIQVPALAVSLRTYFQQQIEQRY from the coding sequence ATGAAATTAATTTCTGTGTGTGTTGGACTGCCGCGTCAAGTGAGTTGGAAGGGAAACTCAGTCACAACTGGTATTTTTAAACAGCCAGTGGCAGGGCGGGTGACCATGCGATCGCTCAATTTAGATGGCGATCGACAAGCGGATTTGACCGTCCACGGAGGTGCTGAGAAAGCCATTTACGCCTATCCAATGGAGCATTACGCTTACTGGCGGCAAGAGTTACCAAATGAGGAGTTACCTTGGGGTGCATTTGGGGAGAACCTGACAGTTGAGGGTTTGTCTGAAACAACTGTGAATATTGGAGATCGCTTTCGTATTGGCACTGCTGAAGTCATGGTAACACAGCCCCGATTTCCTTGCTTTAAGCTTAATCTCAAGTTTGGGCGCGATGATATGGTTAAACGTTTTCTCAACAGCCGTTTAAGTGGCATCTATTTCTCGGTTGTGCAAGAAGGTGAGGTTGGGACAGGCGATGAGATCGAACTGGTGAAGCGTGACGAAAACAACATCACAGTTGCTGAAATCGTACAAATATACGTGCGTGAAGCTGATTACGATTTGGTGCGTCGTGCCATTCAGGTGCCGGCTTTAGCAGTCAGTTTAAGGACTTATTTTCAGCAGCAAATTGAACAACGTTATTAA
- a CDS encoding helix-turn-helix domain-containing protein — MTAKKYSCPVELTLDRIGGKWKAVILWWLKGGNKRFGELMQLMPDISQKVLTSQLRELEEDELIERHVFAESPPLVEYSLSAHGATLKPIMELMCEWGKANAKEHQFDFRALHNEV; from the coding sequence ATGACTGCAAAAAAATATAGCTGTCCCGTTGAGTTAACGCTCGATCGCATTGGCGGTAAATGGAAGGCGGTAATCCTCTGGTGGCTTAAGGGTGGGAACAAGCGATTTGGTGAGCTAATGCAATTGATGCCAGACATCAGCCAAAAGGTATTAACTTCGCAATTGCGAGAATTAGAAGAAGACGAACTGATCGAACGTCATGTTTTTGCAGAATCGCCGCCGCTTGTGGAATATTCGTTGTCGGCTCATGGTGCAACCTTAAAACCGATTATGGAACTGATGTGCGAATGGGGAAAAGCAAATGCTAAAGAACATCAATTTGACTTTAGGGCATTGCATAATGAAGTATGA
- a CDS encoding ester cyclase — MKTNEQIVTRFIVDFLGKADLVAADETAYPNIQGYTGLKPMGAIAGLDEYKQIVTGFVDAFPAESPVHISDQFSSADGKRVVTRFQSVQRHAKDYYGIAATNRIILFDETHVTRVEDGKIIENIVSATNLEFEMLMAPVLTPLILK, encoded by the coding sequence ATGAAAACAAACGAACAAATCGTTACCCGCTTTATTGTAGACTTTCTTGGCAAAGCCGACCTTGTTGCTGCGGATGAAACTGCTTACCCTAATATTCAAGGGTATACAGGGCTAAAGCCAATGGGGGCGATCGCTGGCTTAGATGAATATAAGCAGATCGTTACCGGTTTTGTGGATGCTTTTCCTGCCGAATCTCCCGTGCATATTTCCGATCAATTTAGCTCTGCTGATGGTAAGCGAGTTGTGACAAGGTTTCAATCTGTCCAACGCCATGCTAAGGATTATTATGGAATTGCCGCTACAAATCGGATTATCCTCTTTGATGAAACCCATGTCACCAGAGTTGAAGATGGCAAAATTATCGAAAACATTGTCAGTGCTACTAATTTAGAGTTTGAAATGCTGATGGCTCCTGTACTTACACCATTGATTTTGAAATAG
- a CDS encoding NADPH-dependent F420 reductase — protein sequence MAFAEVVVLSVAWAAVEDALKQADSLDGKILFTIVNPLLPDMSGLAVGTTNSAAEEIAKLAPKARIVESMPIFAEVLHSPSTKFGNEVASVFYCGDDVEAKGIVAGLLRELGTEPIDAGGLKNARFVEPSGMLLVQLAYMQQMGQIGIKLLRR from the coding sequence GTGGCATTTGCAGAGGTGGTTGTGCTTTCTGTGGCTTGGGCAGCCGTTGAAGACGCGCTCAAACAGGCTGATTCTCTTGATGGCAAGATTTTATTTACGATTGTCAATCCTCTATTACCTGATATGAGCGGTTTAGCCGTAGGAACTACCAATTCTGCTGCCGAAGAAATCGCTAAACTTGCTCCAAAGGCAAGGATTGTGGAATCTATGCCAATTTTTGCGGAGGTATTACATTCACCATCGACTAAATTTGGCAATGAAGTTGCAAGTGTCTTCTATTGTGGTGACGATGTAGAAGCAAAGGGAATTGTCGCAGGGCTGTTACGCGAACTTGGCACGGAGCCTATTGATGCAGGAGGCCTAAAAAACGCACGCTTTGTGGAGCCATCGGGAATGCTTTTAGTCCAGCTTGCCTATATGCAGCAAATGGGACAGATTGGGATTAAACTGTTGCGCCGTTAG
- a CDS encoding NADPH:quinone reductase: MKAIRIHEFGAPEVMQLEEIPDPLVGAEQVLIRVKAAGVNPLDTYLRAGVKIGDYSPTLPWIPGNDAAGIVEQVGTSVTKVKVSDRVYSQPIAGSYAELVISHESQVYPLHPSLSFTQGTCINIACRTAYYSLFTLAKATARDVVLVHGASGSVGGAAVQLALEAGLTVIGTAGSVEGMELIKRLGAQQVFNHRDPDYLKQIQDTFKGIDIVLEMAASSNLTKDISLMNPAGRIIVIGGGKSVEVDPVAIIGLGISIIGVRLSLLESQENEAIHASLYRSVENGALRPIVDREFPLAEAAKAHHAVEKSGSLGKICLIP, translated from the coding sequence ATGAAAGCAATAAGGATTCACGAATTTGGCGCACCAGAAGTAATGCAACTGGAAGAGATTCCCGATCCCTTAGTGGGCGCAGAACAAGTCTTAATTCGAGTTAAAGCGGCTGGGGTAAATCCACTTGACACCTACCTCAGAGCAGGCGTTAAAATTGGAGATTATTCACCAACATTGCCTTGGATTCCTGGTAATGACGCTGCTGGTATTGTGGAGCAGGTTGGAACTAGCGTAACCAAAGTAAAAGTCAGTGATCGCGTCTATTCGCAACCTATAGCTGGTTCCTATGCCGAACTTGTAATCAGCCATGAATCGCAAGTTTATCCTTTGCATCCCAGCCTTTCCTTTACCCAAGGAACCTGCATCAATATTGCCTGCCGCACTGCTTATTACTCTTTATTTACCCTTGCTAAAGCCACTGCTAGGGATGTGGTATTGGTACATGGCGCAAGCGGAAGTGTTGGCGGTGCGGCTGTCCAACTCGCACTGGAAGCAGGGTTGACCGTAATTGGGACTGCTGGATCGGTTGAAGGAATGGAGTTGATTAAAAGATTGGGCGCACAGCAAGTTTTTAATCATCGCGATCCCGATTATCTCAAGCAAATCCAAGACACCTTCAAAGGTATCGATATCGTTCTGGAAATGGCGGCAAGTAGCAATCTCACCAAAGATATTAGTTTGATGAATCCTGCTGGGCGCATCATTGTCATCGGCGGTGGCAAAAGCGTTGAAGTCGATCCAGTGGCGATAATTGGACTTGGCATCAGTATCATTGGTGTCAGACTTTCTCTACTCGAATCACAGGAAAATGAAGCGATTCATGCTTCTCTCTATCGAAGTGTGGAAAATGGAGCATTGCGTCCGATTGTTGATCGCGAATTTCCGCTTGCAGAAGCAGCAAAGGCTCATCATGCCGTTGAGAAGTCTGGTTCGCTTGGCAAAATTTGCCTAATTCCCTAA
- a CDS encoding SMP-30/gluconolactonase/LRE family protein produces the protein MIETLTDLVPAQAIAEFPVNTFLESIVVDSDNTLFITSHYEGKVFRIGADGVVVTHATIAGKATGLVLTPDGELLLSGWDEKNTSVVWRIGSNGTVELLAELPEAIFLNGLTGLDSSRYLIADSYRGAIWELNVPTKTVRIWLEHPDLARTSSEEVTPAVNGLKIYNDFLYASNTQKRQIVKIPILANGLAGEPEIFITGVNIDDFAFDIEGNLYGTTHIFNSVVKISQDGTVTTIAQLEQGMAGSTALAFGKSEGDCSSIYVTTNGGMSFPPATGIESGKVVRLEVGIAGLSLV, from the coding sequence ATGATAGAAACGCTAACTGACTTAGTACCTGCCCAAGCGATCGCCGAATTTCCCGTTAATACATTTTTAGAGAGCATTGTGGTAGATTCGGACAATACTTTATTCATCACCAGTCATTACGAAGGCAAAGTCTTTCGCATCGGTGCTGATGGAGTTGTCGTAACCCATGCAACGATCGCAGGCAAAGCAACTGGATTAGTATTAACACCAGATGGAGAACTGCTGCTGTCAGGTTGGGACGAGAAAAACACTTCTGTAGTATGGCGTATTGGTAGCAATGGAACGGTCGAGCTTTTGGCAGAATTGCCCGAAGCAATATTTTTGAATGGATTGACTGGATTGGATAGCAGCCGTTACTTAATTGCCGATTCCTATCGTGGTGCGATCTGGGAATTAAATGTACCAACGAAAACGGTTAGGATTTGGTTAGAACACCCTGATCTTGCACGTACTTCGTCGGAAGAAGTTACTCCTGCGGTGAATGGTTTGAAAATTTATAATGATTTTCTCTATGCTTCCAATACGCAAAAGAGGCAAATTGTGAAGATTCCTATTCTCGCTAATGGCTTGGCAGGAGAACCAGAAATCTTTATTACTGGAGTTAATATTGACGACTTTGCCTTTGATATCGAAGGAAATCTCTACGGTACAACTCACATTTTTAACAGCGTGGTGAAAATCTCTCAAGATGGCACGGTCACTACTATTGCTCAACTAGAACAGGGCATGGCAGGCAGCACGGCTTTGGCTTTCGGTAAATCTGAAGGTGATTGCTCTAGCATCTACGTCACAACCAATGGCGGCATGTCTTTCCCTCCTGCTACTGGGATTGAATCGGGAAAGGTGGTAAGACTTGAAGTTGGTATTGCTGGACTGTCATTGGTTTAA
- a CDS encoding DUF6036 family nucleotidyltransferase, with protein sequence MRSNVDPQKIEQLMKALGREARGSGCIYFTGGASALLIGWRSSTVDIDIRLDPEPLGIFQAIAKIKQELDINIELASPQDFLPPLPGWRDRSIFIGRYGEISFYHYDFTAQALAKISRGYNRDIDDVQAMYEQKLFSLEKLRDCFEAIASELIRFPSLNPEILRNRVEKFIEHCESASEREK encoded by the coding sequence ATGCGCTCAAATGTCGATCCTCAGAAAATCGAACAACTCATGAAAGCATTAGGTAGAGAAGCACGTGGCTCTGGCTGTATCTACTTTACAGGTGGCGCTAGTGCTTTACTCATTGGTTGGCGTAGTTCCACAGTGGATATCGATATTCGTCTAGATCCTGAACCACTAGGAATTTTTCAAGCGATCGCCAAAATCAAACAAGAACTGGACATCAATATTGAGCTAGCTTCTCCACAGGATTTCTTACCACCACTTCCAGGATGGCGTGACAGAAGCATCTTTATTGGAAGATACGGTGAAATCTCATTTTATCATTATGACTTCACAGCCCAAGCCCTTGCTAAAATATCTAGGGGATATAACCGCGATATTGACGATGTTCAAGCCATGTATGAACAGAAGTTATTTTCTTTAGAAAAATTACGAGATTGCTTTGAAGCGATCGCATCTGAATTGATCCGATTTCCTTCTCTTAATCCTGAAATTCTGAGAAATAGGGTTGAAAAATTCATTGAGCATTGTGAAAGTGCATCAGAGAGAGAGAAATAA
- a CDS encoding response regulator, with the protein MLKPVILTVDDDPEVLQALARDLRQQYGDRFRIVRADSGAMAIGTIQKLKLRNEPIALFLVDQRMPKMNGVEFLEQALEIFPSAKRVLLTAYADTDAAISAINLTQIDYYLLKPWDPPEEKLYPVLNDLLDDWFANFRPPFEGIRVIGNRWSPQSHDMKDFLTRNQIPYQWLDIELSEEAQKLAALANCDRPSLPLVLFTDGSCFLHPSIAQVAEKIGLRTQAEKPFYDLIIVGGGPAGLAAAVYGASEGLHTVLIEREAPGGQAGTSSRIENYLGFPSGLSGNDLARRAVTQARRFGVEILSPQEVTGIRVEDTYRFITLSDGSEISCHALILAMGVSWRRLDVLGLDRLTGAGVYYGAAQTEALTCQDEDVYIIGGANSAGQAAMYFSKYARQVTMLVRGESLTKSMSQYLIEQIAETPNIRVQTHSIVIEVKGETSLEEIIIQNTITGETETVPSVSLFIFIGAVPRTEWLDGLVERDDRGFVFTGTDLKSGAPVSGVHRPKGWRLDRDPYLLETNIPGVFAVGDVRHGSVKRVASGVGEGSICVQFVHQYLAKVGS; encoded by the coding sequence ATGCTTAAACCTGTTATTCTGACCGTTGATGACGATCCCGAAGTTTTGCAAGCCTTAGCTCGTGATTTGCGGCAGCAGTATGGCGATCGCTTTCGGATTGTCCGAGCTGATTCTGGGGCAATGGCGATCGGTACGATCCAAAAGCTTAAACTCCGCAACGAACCAATTGCCCTGTTTCTGGTGGATCAGCGCATGCCCAAAATGAATGGGGTCGAGTTTCTGGAGCAGGCACTAGAGATTTTCCCAAGCGCCAAACGTGTCCTACTCACCGCTTATGCAGATACCGATGCCGCCATTAGCGCGATCAACCTTACTCAAATTGATTACTATTTACTCAAGCCTTGGGATCCGCCGGAGGAGAAGTTATATCCAGTTTTAAACGATCTTTTAGATGATTGGTTCGCCAACTTTCGTCCCCCTTTTGAAGGCATTCGCGTCATCGGTAACCGTTGGTCGCCTCAGTCCCATGATATGAAAGACTTTCTAACGCGAAACCAGATTCCTTATCAATGGCTGGACATCGAATTGTCCGAAGAAGCGCAAAAGTTAGCGGCACTTGCTAACTGCGATCGCCCTTCGCTGCCACTGGTACTCTTTACCGATGGCAGTTGTTTTTTACACCCCTCAATCGCTCAGGTCGCCGAGAAAATTGGTCTGCGCACACAAGCGGAAAAGCCTTTCTATGACTTAATTATCGTCGGCGGTGGTCCTGCGGGACTAGCGGCAGCGGTGTATGGCGCATCCGAGGGATTACATACGGTGCTGATCGAACGAGAAGCTCCGGGCGGACAAGCGGGTACAAGTTCGCGGATTGAAAACTATCTTGGCTTTCCATCGGGTCTAAGCGGTAACGATTTAGCCCGTCGTGCTGTGACCCAAGCTAGACGGTTTGGGGTGGAGATTCTCAGTCCACAAGAGGTAACGGGCATCCGCGTGGAAGATACCTACCGCTTCATCACCTTATCCGACGGCAGTGAAATTAGCTGTCATGCGCTAATTTTGGCAATGGGAGTGTCGTGGCGACGGCTGGATGTACTGGGACTCGATCGCCTCACCGGAGCAGGGGTTTATTACGGCGCAGCTCAAACCGAGGCGCTGACTTGTCAGGATGAAGATGTTTACATCATTGGCGGAGCTAACTCTGCTGGTCAGGCAGCAATGTATTTCTCGAAGTATGCCCGGCAGGTGACGATGCTTGTTCGCGGTGAGTCGTTGACCAAGAGTATGTCGCAATATTTGATTGAGCAGATTGCTGAAACACCCAATATCAGGGTGCAAACTCACTCCATTGTAATAGAGGTAAAAGGTGAAACAAGTCTAGAAGAGATCATAATTCAGAACACCATCACCGGTGAAACTGAAACCGTTCCTTCTGTGTCATTGTTTATCTTTATTGGGGCGGTGCCGCGTACTGAATGGCTGGATGGGTTGGTGGAGCGAGATGATCGTGGCTTTGTATTCACGGGAACTGATCTGAAAAGTGGAGCGCCGGTATCTGGCGTACATCGTCCAAAAGGTTGGCGGCTCGATCGCGATCCCTACTTACTGGAAACTAATATTCCTGGAGTGTTTGCTGTTGGCGATGTGCGGCATGGCTCTGTTAAGCGAGTTGCGTCAGGAGTCGGCGAGGGCTCGATTTGTGTGCAGTTTGTGCATCAATATCTCGCCAAAGTCGGGTCTTAA